TGCGCGAGCCGTTCTCCGCGGCGATGTCGCAGTCGATGCTGCTGCCGGGATTCGTGGCGTTGTTCGGCGTGGTCGCCGCGTTGTTCCTGCTGGGCTTCGGCAGCAACCGGAGCGCGGGGCACCCCGAACCGGACTACTCCGGGGACTATCCCGATGACGACGAGTACGTCGAGATCGTCCTGGCCGACGATGTGCCCGTCGATACGGCGACCGAGCCGACGACGGAGCGGATGCGCACGGTGTCTGCGGCGCCGCCGCAGGACGATCGTTGGGAGGACATCCTCGACCGGTTGATGCAGGACGCGCCGCCCGAGGATCCGCTGCCCGGCCGCGGACCGCACCGCGGCTAGCCGGTCAGCCGGTGGGTGAGGGCGTCGGTCGCCCCGAGGGTTCGTCACCGAGGTGCGGCGCGGACGGAAGAGCGAGGAACGCACCGAGTTCCACCACGCCTGCCGGTGTCGACGGCAGGTACTCGGTGAGCGCCGCCGAGCGCACGATCACCGCCGCGTACTTCGCTCGGCTCACCGCGACGTTGAGGCGATTCCGGTTGAGCAGGAACGAGATTCCGCGGGGCACGTCGTCGACCGAGGACGCCACCATGGAGATGAACACCACGGGCGCCTGCTGCCCCTGGAACTTGTCGACGGTACCGACGCGCACGTCGGTGAGCCCGGCGGTGTCGAGGTGGCGCCGCATCGTGACCACCTGCGCGTTGTACGGCGTCACGATGAGGACGTGCTCCTGACCCAATGGGACGGTGCCTCGTTCGTCGGTCCAGGCCGCGCCGAGCAGACGCCCGATCTCGGCGACGATCACCTTGGCCTCCTCGGGACTGTCGGTGGCGTTGCCGTCGTGATCGACCAGCAGCACGTGCACACCGGGTTCCTGGCCGTCGAGGCGCCGGGCCGCGGTGACGCCGTCCACCGAACGCAGGCGGTTGTCGTAGGACAGGCGCGACACCGCCGAGCAGACCGCCGGATGCATGCGGTACGAGCAGTCGAGGAAGTAGCCGAGTTCGGCGGGCAGCGTGTGACGGCCGTCCACGAGCCACCCCAGCGCCGAGGTGTCGACGGGTTCGGGATGCGTGCCCGCGCTCACCTGGGGGAGCTGTTGCGGGTCACCGAGCAGCAGCAGGTTGCGGGCCGCCGGCGCGACGGCGATGGTGTTGGCCAGGCTGTACTGGCCTGCCTCCTCGACCACCAGCAGGTCCAGGCTGCCGGGCGGGATCCGTGTCGGATTCGCGAAATCCCATGCGGTGCCGCCGATGACGCATCCGGTGCCGGCGTGTTGCTCCAGGAAGTCCGGATAGTCCTTCTCGTTGAGTTCGGTCCAATCGGCGTTGTCACCGTGCGGTTTCTTGGCGACGGCGTCGGCGGCCACGCCCGCGGCGATGACGTCGCGGAACAGGTTCTCCACCACCGCGTGTGCCTGCGCGACCACACCGATACGCCACTGGTGCTCGTTGACCAACCGCGCGATCACGGCGGCCGACGTGAACGTCTTGCCGGTGCCGGGCGGGCCGTGCACTGCCAGATACGACGAATCGAGGTCGAGCAGTGCCGCGGTGATCAGATCCTGCACGGGCGCCCGGCCCTGGGGGAGCGGCCCGCCGCTGCGCGTGCGCGGAGGCCTGCGCAACAGGATGTCGATGACCGCGTTGTCGGGCAACCGCGGCAAGGCGCCGGCGATCTGCGCGGCCGTGGTCTCGATCGAGTTCTGCAGAGCCGTGGTGCGGATGGGCGGCCCCGGTGTCAGCGCGAACGGCAGCTGATGAAAAGTCCCGCCCTCCTTTGGTTCTCGCTCACACACCAACACCTCGGTCGGTGCGGACGGGTCGTCGGCCTCGAGCACCTGTACCGATCCGAACGCGCGCCGCTCCGGATCGTCGGTCAGGCCCGGCGGGGCGGGCGGTTCGTAGAGCGCATACATCTCGCGGCTGAGCTCGCCGGCCGCCATCGCGCCGGTGAGCCGCACCCGACGCTGCGGTTTGCGCGCACGTGGCGGCGTATGCCAATCGACCTGTACCAGCGCGGTGTCGACGACGAAAACGCCTGGGCCGTCGGACCATTCCTCGACCGGATGGTTGAGCCGGTCGAAGTGGCTCCACCAGAACGGTTTGTCCTCGCGTCGGTGATAGCCCCTCGCGGCCGCGATCATCGCGACGGCCTGCTGCTGCGGACTGCGCTCGTCGTCGCCGGCGAACCGGCGCAGCGTGCGCGCCAGCTGATCCTCCGGTTCGGGCGTGGAGTCGCGGCCGACCGGTTGCGCGCCCAGTGGCGGCACGCTGCATTCGATGGCACGGTTGATCAGCCAGTCCCGCAGCTTGCGCGTCGAGACGCAGTCGTAGAGGTTGTAGTCCTCGATCTGTTTGAGCACGAGCGCGGCCTCGTCGTCTCGGCCCTCGGCCCGCAGCGTGCAGTAGAGCCCGTACTGCGTGATGGAGTCGGTCGCGGTCGTGACGTCACCGTCGCGCAGCTGCGATCCCATGTACAGCGGCTCGAGCGATTTCAGGCTGTAGTTCTCGGTGCCGACACGAATGCTCTTGCGTACCAGGGGATAAAGATCGACGAGCACGCCCTCGCGCAGCAGTTCGTCGACCTCGTCCTCACCCTCGCCGTAGCGTCCGGCCAGCCGCAGCAGAGCGGTCTTCTCGTACGCCGCGTAGTGGTAGACGTGCATATTCGGATACCGCTTGCGGCGTTTGCGCACCATCGCCAGGAAGTCGCGCAGCGCCCGGCGTTCCTCGTGGCGGTTGTGCGCCCACAACGGGCGGAAGTCCTCGTCGGGTCGCGGCGCGGTACCCAGCACGCCGAACATGTACTCCAGGCCCCACTGCACACCGTCGTCGGTCCACAGCGGGTCGCCCTCGAAGTCGAAGAACAGGTCGCCCCGGTCGGGGTTGGGCAGCGACATGAGCGGTTGCGGGTCGACCACCTCATAGGGCGGTTTCTTGCCCACGCGCGGTGCGCGCTGCAACCGGGCCTGTGCGGTGAGGCCCTGTGCGATGCGGGGGTGCAGTCCGGGTATCGGCTCGTCGACGGGACGTGCGGCGAGTTCGGACACCGTGGTGATGCCCGCGTCGATCAACCGGGCGCGCTGGCTGGTGCGCATACCGGCCACCAGCAAGAGGTCGTCGTGGGCGCGCACCTGGACTGCGCATTCGGGGCAGCGGAAGCACGCACGCACATCGGTGTCCTCCCAGCTGACCGGTTTCCCGCCGGCCAGGTGCGTGTCGAGCAGGTGTTCCAGCGCCGCGCGGCGCGGGCGGTACACGGGCAGCAGTTCGTCGACGGGGTAGGTGGCAACGGCGCCGTCGCCCAGCACGAGCTCGACCTCGGCGGCGACGGGTACGCCCGCGGCGGCCAGTGTCTCGCTGTAGGCCGCGAGCTGCAGGAGGGCCTCGACCTTCACCGACCGGGCCAGCTTGGTGTCGCGCAGCCGGTACTGCCCGTCGGCGAGGATCAGGAAATCGGCGAACCCGGCGAACCGGCCGTCGAACATCGCGGCCTGGTATATCACCGGCGCTCGCTGCTCGACCGCGGCGAGCGTCGCGTGGGCCGCCGCGGTGAGGCCGGCCACGGTGTAGCGCGGGCGGCCGATGATCGTGATGTCGGTATCGCCGCCCCGTAACTCGTCGAGGTGACGCTGTTCGTGCTCGCCACCGAGTTGTGCGGTGCGCGCGAGAAGTTCGTCTTCCGATGCCACGGCGGGTCCGCGTCCCAGCTGGGCGTCGAACGCGCGCAGCAGCGCGTACTCACAGCGCGCGGCCGCCGCGAGGTCCGACGCGCTGTAGATCACCCGCGGTCCGTTGTCCTCGGTGACGAACACGCTGCCAGCGTAGGGCAGCGGGCCGACACCCCCGCGGGTTCAGCTCACCTCAACCAACGTTGCCCATCAACTCGACACCGGTGCCGTTCCACCGGAACCGGACGGTGCTGGGCAGG
This genomic window from Mycolicibacterium goodii contains:
- a CDS encoding TM0106 family RecB-like putative nuclease; protein product: MFVTEDNGPRVIYSASDLAAAARCEYALLRAFDAQLGRGPAVASEDELLARTAQLGGEHEQRHLDELRGGDTDITIIGRPRYTVAGLTAAAHATLAAVEQRAPVIYQAAMFDGRFAGFADFLILADGQYRLRDTKLARSVKVEALLQLAAYSETLAAAGVPVAAEVELVLGDGAVATYPVDELLPVYRPRRAALEHLLDTHLAGGKPVSWEDTDVRACFRCPECAVQVRAHDDLLLVAGMRTSQRARLIDAGITTVSELAARPVDEPIPGLHPRIAQGLTAQARLQRAPRVGKKPPYEVVDPQPLMSLPNPDRGDLFFDFEGDPLWTDDGVQWGLEYMFGVLGTAPRPDEDFRPLWAHNRHEERRALRDFLAMVRKRRKRYPNMHVYHYAAYEKTALLRLAGRYGEGEDEVDELLREGVLVDLYPLVRKSIRVGTENYSLKSLEPLYMGSQLRDGDVTTATDSITQYGLYCTLRAEGRDDEAALVLKQIEDYNLYDCVSTRKLRDWLINRAIECSVPPLGAQPVGRDSTPEPEDQLARTLRRFAGDDERSPQQQAVAMIAAARGYHRREDKPFWWSHFDRLNHPVEEWSDGPGVFVVDTALVQVDWHTPPRARKPQRRVRLTGAMAAGELSREMYALYEPPAPPGLTDDPERRAFGSVQVLEADDPSAPTEVLVCEREPKEGGTFHQLPFALTPGPPIRTTALQNSIETTAAQIAGALPRLPDNAVIDILLRRPPRTRSGGPLPQGRAPVQDLITAALLDLDSSYLAVHGPPGTGKTFTSAAVIARLVNEHQWRIGVVAQAHAVVENLFRDVIAAGVAADAVAKKPHGDNADWTELNEKDYPDFLEQHAGTGCVIGGTAWDFANPTRIPPGSLDLLVVEEAGQYSLANTIAVAPAARNLLLLGDPQQLPQVSAGTHPEPVDTSALGWLVDGRHTLPAELGYFLDCSYRMHPAVCSAVSRLSYDNRLRSVDGVTAARRLDGQEPGVHVLLVDHDGNATDSPEEAKVIVAEIGRLLGAAWTDERGTVPLGQEHVLIVTPYNAQVVTMRRHLDTAGLTDVRVGTVDKFQGQQAPVVFISMVASSVDDVPRGISFLLNRNRLNVAVSRAKYAAVIVRSAALTEYLPSTPAGVVELGAFLALPSAPHLGDEPSGRPTPSPTG